The following coding sequences are from one Treponema bryantii window:
- a CDS encoding S1C family serine protease: MKLLVKFFSITSLLACVLFCVSCKSVRQPDSVPEPLNYCDEDIVQNEIERINSFMEKEPVRALWRASLLGREDVIERCIDYLSTRLEASIEDKNYLDAKRYYKSIIAVKPDWKAKNYSYSQIEKLAYADIPGITSVNKKAPSKISECMKAAVTIWVDRGVKVKNGAGYADVIIGSGFFIDERGYIVTNHHVIDSMVNPKYEGYSRLYIKLSDDNLTKIPAKVVGYDSLLDLALLKVEIVPEYVLNLGSSTDLEIGDKISAIGTPVGLEGTLTSGIVSSFDRKLLALGNVFQIDAAVNSGNSGGPLIDSNLKVQAIVFAGMLQLQGLNFAIPVEYLKQELVYLYGRGEIIHPWIGCFGNTKREGLKKQGLEVQYVLSGGSGFMSGLKPGDVITSFDGKQISSLDDFNFMMMSYETETIVECCYISADGEEKKCLVYLDKRPENPSVTVYNSDLITSSFVPLFGMKLIPSSTTNRNSYTIEKIILGSTADQMSFSENDSVTINGVQIDQKNEVIITTLATKRKKKAFLDVSMSLATSLDSPYYF, from the coding sequence ATGAAACTGTTAGTAAAGTTTTTCTCAATTACAAGCTTATTGGCCTGTGTATTATTTTGTGTTTCCTGTAAATCTGTTCGTCAGCCGGATTCTGTTCCAGAGCCTTTAAACTATTGTGATGAAGATATCGTTCAAAATGAAATTGAACGCATCAATTCTTTTATGGAAAAAGAACCTGTAAGAGCTTTATGGCGGGCAAGTCTTCTTGGACGTGAAGATGTAATTGAAAGATGTATAGATTATCTTTCAACTCGTCTGGAAGCTTCAATCGAAGATAAAAATTATCTTGATGCAAAAAGATATTATAAATCCATTATTGCTGTAAAGCCGGACTGGAAAGCAAAGAATTATTCCTATTCGCAGATTGAAAAACTTGCTTATGCTGATATTCCTGGAATTACAAGTGTAAATAAAAAAGCACCTTCAAAGATTTCAGAATGTATGAAGGCTGCTGTTACTATCTGGGTAGACCGTGGAGTAAAAGTTAAAAATGGTGCCGGCTATGCAGATGTAATAATTGGTTCAGGCTTTTTTATTGATGAACGCGGATATATTGTAACAAATCATCATGTAATTGATTCTATGGTAAATCCGAAATATGAAGGTTATTCTCGTTTATATATAAAGCTTTCTGATGATAATCTGACAAAGATTCCTGCAAAGGTTGTTGGTTATGATTCTTTACTTGATCTTGCACTGCTTAAAGTAGAAATTGTTCCGGAATATGTTCTTAATCTTGGTTCAAGTACAGACCTGGAAATAGGAGATAAGATTTCTGCAATAGGAACTCCTGTTGGTCTTGAAGGAACTCTTACTTCCGGTATTGTTTCATCTTTTGACCGTAAACTGCTTGCTCTTGGAAATGTATTTCAGATTGATGCAGCTGTAAACTCAGGTAACTCAGGTGGTCCGTTAATCGACAGTAATTTAAAAGTACAGGCAATTGTTTTTGCAGGAATGCTTCAGTTGCAGGGCTTAAATTTTGCAATTCCTGTTGAATATCTTAAGCAGGAGCTTGTTTATCTTTATGGCCGTGGTGAGATTATTCATCCATGGATCGGTTGTTTTGGAAATACAAAACGTGAAGGACTTAAAAAACAGGGACTCGAAGTTCAGTATGTACTTTCCGGAGGCTCTGGATTTATGTCCGGCTTGAAACCTGGCGATGTTATTACATCATTTGATGGAAAACAGATTTCATCTCTTGATGATTTTAATTTTATGATGATGTCGTATGAAACAGAAACTATAGTAGAATGCTGTTATATTTCTGCAGATGGTGAAGAAAAGAAATGTCTTGTATATCTGGATAAAAGACCGGAAAATCCATCTGTAACAGTTTATAATTCAGATTTGATTACCAGTTCTTTTGTTCCTCTTTTTGGAATGAAATTGATTCCTTCATCGACAACAAACAGAAATTCCTATACAATAGAAAAAATTATTCTGGGAAGTACTGCAGACCAGATGAGTTTTTCTGAGAATGATTCTGTAACTATAAATGGTGTTCAGATTGATCAGAAGAATGAAGTTATAATAACAACACTTGCAACGAAAAGAAAAAAGAAGGCTTTTCTTGATGTATCTATGAGTCTTGCGACTAGTCTTGATAGCCCGTATTATTTTTAA
- the lepA gene encoding translation elongation factor 4 — translation MTEMKYKRNFCIVAHIDHGKSTLSDRLIQKAKIIDDRKMMNQILDNMDIERERGITIKSQAVTIPYHAKDGHDYELNFVDTPGHVDFSYEVSRAIASCEGALLLIDATQGVESQTVSNMYMALEHDLTMVPVINKIDLASADIESCKHQIDNELGLDSADAMCVSAKTGEGIDELLEAIVTKFPAPTGDPNGKLAALIFDCHYDVYRGVVVHVRVMEGRLKTGDLIKMMSTNTQYKVEQCGIFKINYEETGVLEAGDVGYIISGLKTVSDVKVGDTITSVEGGVDEPLPGFKEVKPVVYSSIYPMDSNDYEELKDSMEKLKLNDASLIYEKDNSLALGNGFRCGFLGLLHLEIIQERLERDFDQAVIFTAPSVRYLLHLQSGEDMYIDNPSEYPQGRIKDAEEPYIKASIITPSEFLGSIMALCTEKRGVQTNMQYLDTKRVELTYEMPLSEVLFDFYDRLKSYSRGYASFDYEVTGYRATDLVKVDILLNGKIVDALSLLTFRQNAVDRARKVCERLKNEISRQQFKVAIQGAIGGQIIARETVNPVRKDVLAKCYGGDITRKRKLLEKQKEGKKRMKMIGDVELPQSAFLAVLKENDDQ, via the coding sequence ATGACCGAAATGAAATATAAGCGCAACTTCTGTATTGTTGCTCACATCGACCACGGAAAATCAACTTTGTCTGACCGTCTTATTCAGAAGGCAAAGATTATTGATGACCGCAAGATGATGAACCAGATTCTCGACAATATGGATATTGAACGTGAACGTGGTATTACAATCAAAAGTCAGGCTGTAACAATTCCTTATCACGCAAAGGACGGTCACGACTACGAATTAAACTTTGTTGATACTCCGGGTCACGTAGACTTTTCTTATGAAGTTTCCCGCGCTATTGCTTCCTGCGAAGGTGCTCTTCTTTTGATTGATGCAACTCAGGGTGTAGAAAGCCAGACTGTTTCGAATATGTATATGGCTCTTGAGCATGATCTTACAATGGTTCCAGTAATCAATAAGATTGACCTTGCATCTGCTGATATTGAATCCTGCAAACATCAGATTGATAATGAGCTTGGACTGGACTCTGCAGACGCTATGTGTGTTTCTGCAAAGACAGGCGAGGGAATAGATGAACTTCTCGAAGCAATTGTAACAAAGTTCCCGGCTCCAACAGGAGATCCAAACGGAAAACTTGCTGCTTTGATTTTTGACTGTCATTATGATGTTTACCGTGGAGTAGTTGTTCATGTTCGTGTTATGGAAGGTCGTCTCAAGACTGGAGACCTTATCAAAATGATGAGCACAAACACTCAGTACAAAGTAGAGCAGTGCGGTATCTTCAAAATCAACTACGAAGAAACTGGAGTGCTTGAAGCTGGTGATGTAGGTTATATTATTTCCGGTCTCAAGACTGTAAGCGATGTTAAAGTTGGTGATACAATTACTTCTGTAGAGGGCGGAGTAGACGAGCCGCTTCCTGGTTTTAAGGAAGTAAAGCCTGTTGTGTATTCTTCAATCTATCCAATGGATTCAAATGATTATGAAGAACTTAAAGATAGTATGGAAAAACTCAAGCTTAATGATGCAAGTTTGATTTATGAAAAGGATAATTCGCTTGCTCTCGGTAACGGTTTCCGCTGTGGCTTCTTAGGTCTTCTTCACCTTGAAATTATTCAGGAACGTCTTGAGCGCGACTTTGACCAGGCTGTAATCTTTACAGCACCTAGCGTACGTTATCTTCTTCATCTCCAGAGCGGTGAAGATATGTATATTGATAATCCTTCAGAATATCCTCAGGGACGAATTAAGGATGCTGAAGAGCCATACATCAAGGCTTCTATCATCACACCTTCTGAATTCCTTGGTTCAATTATGGCCTTGTGTACAGAAAAACGTGGTGTTCAGACTAACATGCAGTACCTCGACACAAAACGCGTTGAGCTTACTTATGAGATGCCTCTTTCTGAAGTTCTCTTTGATTTCTATGACCGTCTTAAGAGCTATAGCCGTGGTTATGCTTCTTTTGATTATGAAGTTACCGGATATCGTGCTACAGATCTCGTAAAGGTTGATATTCTTTTGAACGGAAAGATTGTCGATGCACTTTCTCTTCTGACATTCCGTCAGAATGCTGTAGACCGTGCACGCAAGGTTTGTGAACGCCTTAAGAATGAGATTTCAAGACAGCAGTTCAAGGTTGCAATTCAGGGTGCTATCGGCGGACAAATTATTGCCCGCGAAACTGTAAACCCTGTACGCAAGGACGTTCTTGCTAAGTGTTATGGTGGTGATATCACACGTAAGCGCAAGCTTCTTGAAAAACAGAAGGAAGGTAAAAAGCGCATGAAGATGATCGGTGATGTAGAACTTCCACAGTCAGCATTCCTGGCAGTATTAAAAGAAAACGACGATCAATAG
- the tilS gene encoding tRNA lysidine(34) synthetase TilS, which translates to MCEFEKKVWNGLIECGLQLDSPAGKVIGGGQRIGVAVSGGADSVSLLLSLSQFFSPLYVITVNHNIRPAAESRGDVDFVLEVCERLRREGRQIECDVVELERGAVAAEAEKRGGGIEEAARYLRYAAFGRFVTERGLDALCLAHNRNDQLETVLMRFLQGSPAEAAAGIRARRECFIRPLLGVTRREIEEYVASRGFEWRTDKTNYETDYLRNKIRLKLVPFLDENFSGWQTAVLNGAQKAAEDSRLIQSCIEKYPLVLTKDGSVELPFSDFLSAPDAVKYRLLLEACNKAGETSRIPHQFLKDVISVFNNKTSENNYDYSFIKHFSDIDIICEKKHLFVKKHTENNTDLFFSDIIEETGTFEFPFGFLNVFNYREQNGQGFVSVSAAEGSVIDCVPIPFLVRNTIPGDTVICADKSEKKVSDIFSDWHVSSAERPLIPVIQILNEKSQSIKAVLGGFLGYKDWIVKL; encoded by the coding sequence ATGTGTGAGTTTGAGAAGAAAGTTTGGAATGGTTTAATTGAATGCGGCTTACAGCTGGATTCTCCTGCCGGAAAAGTTATTGGCGGAGGTCAGCGCATCGGTGTTGCCGTATCGGGTGGAGCAGATTCTGTTTCGCTGCTGCTTTCTCTCTCTCAGTTTTTTTCGCCTTTATATGTAATCACTGTAAATCATAATATACGGCCAGCTGCGGAGAGTCGCGGCGACGTGGACTTTGTTCTTGAAGTATGCGAAAGACTTCGCCGCGAGGGACGGCAGATTGAATGCGATGTCGTGGAACTTGAGCGAGGGGCTGTTGCGGCAGAAGCGGAGAAGCGCGGCGGTGGTATAGAAGAAGCAGCTCGGTATTTACGTTACGCGGCGTTCGGACGTTTTGTGACGGAGCGGGGCTTGGATGCTCTGTGTCTTGCACATAACCGGAACGATCAGCTGGAGACGGTGCTCATGCGCTTTTTGCAGGGGAGCCCCGCGGAGGCTGCGGCTGGTATCAGAGCGCGGCGGGAATGTTTTATAAGGCCGCTGCTGGGAGTAACGCGGCGGGAAATCGAGGAATATGTGGCTAGCCGGGGCTTTGAGTGGCGGACGGATAAAACTAATTATGAGACGGATTATCTTCGTAATAAGATACGGCTTAAGCTTGTTCCATTTCTTGATGAAAACTTTTCCGGCTGGCAGACTGCAGTTCTTAATGGAGCTCAGAAAGCTGCTGAAGATTCAAGGCTTATACAATCATGCATAGAAAAATATCCTCTTGTGCTTACAAAAGACGGTTCTGTTGAACTTCCTTTTTCAGATTTTCTTTCAGCTCCTGATGCTGTAAAATACCGTCTTTTACTCGAGGCCTGTAATAAAGCCGGTGAGACATCCCGTATACCTCATCAGTTTCTCAAAGATGTAATTTCTGTTTTTAATAACAAAACTTCAGAAAATAATTATGATTACTCTTTTATAAAGCATTTTTCTGATATAGACATCATCTGTGAAAAAAAGCATCTTTTTGTAAAAAAACACACAGAAAACAATACGGATTTGTTTTTTTCTGATATAATAGAAGAAACTGGAACATTTGAGTTTCCTTTCGGATTTTTAAATGTTTTTAATTACAGGGAGCAGAATGGACAGGGCTTTGTTTCTGTCAGTGCTGCAGAAGGAAGTGTTATAGACTGTGTTCCGATTCCTTTTCTGGTAAGGAATACAATTCCAGGTGATACTGTAATCTGTGCTGATAAATCGGAAAAAAAAGTTTCTGATATTTTTTCAGACTGGCATGTTTCATCTGCTGAACGTCCGCTAATCCCGGTAATTCAGATTTTGAATGAAAAATCCCAGAGCATAAAAGCTGTTCTTGGTGGATTTTTAGGATATAAGGATTGGATTGTAAAGTTATGA
- a CDS encoding 6-hydroxymethylpterin diphosphokinase MptE-like protein produces the protein MEEKIIQKPCAVQKIETSQGFSVSYKEHLLYSKYNPKKNIITAIENLKLLPGTIILCCSPLLGYGITELLNKFPSACLLVLCEVEQELFDFTTVENTLQFSDNRIINCTPDELNNLPLRLYDLATTGLYKRVTRLDMSAGTQFHKEYYDKLFTACSDSVMTFWKNRITLTKFGRRYSKNLFENLHYLSDSKPITDFFNTIEKPIIVFGAGESTQKLISSLQAQNENQSNFSKYFILCADTALQPLLKNGIQPDGVFVEEAQSVITKAFIGVPEDIHIFAGLSSIPNLAHKAGSKNISYFFTEYTKASFIENLISKSFMPPANLPFGSVGLTAVYYALKFRKDESVPVYISGLDFSYSTGITHTKNALAHILRLITGNRINSIANYSAAYGTGTEQFTDKSGKKFITTPSLKNYAIMFNNLFGDTKNLFDSGECGIPLAIPRAFPGPSEKKELNIKTSAFSQSHKNEIQNYLENEKKALEYLRDLLTGKTEFTGEKLSEEIANIVEPREYLYLHFADGWKFSMSQSFLNRIRTEIDYFLKLM, from the coding sequence TTGGAAGAAAAGATTATTCAAAAGCCCTGTGCCGTTCAAAAAATTGAGACGTCTCAGGGCTTTTCTGTTTCATACAAAGAACACCTTCTCTATTCTAAATACAATCCTAAAAAAAATATTATTACTGCCATTGAGAATCTTAAGCTTCTTCCAGGCACAATTATTCTTTGCTGCTCTCCTCTACTTGGTTATGGAATTACAGAACTATTAAATAAGTTTCCATCTGCCTGCCTCTTAGTTTTATGTGAGGTAGAACAGGAACTTTTTGATTTTACGACAGTAGAAAACACTCTTCAATTTTCTGATAACAGAATCATTAACTGTACACCAGATGAATTAAATAACCTTCCTCTTAGACTTTATGATTTAGCAACTACAGGCCTTTACAAACGCGTTACACGACTTGATATGTCTGCCGGAACTCAATTTCATAAGGAATATTATGACAAACTTTTTACAGCCTGTTCAGATTCTGTAATGACATTCTGGAAGAATCGAATTACACTCACAAAGTTCGGTCGACGTTATTCTAAAAACCTTTTTGAAAACCTTCATTATCTTTCTGATTCAAAGCCTATAACTGATTTTTTTAATACAATAGAAAAACCAATTATAGTCTTTGGTGCTGGAGAAAGCACTCAGAAGCTGATTTCGTCATTACAAGCACAAAATGAGAATCAATCAAATTTTTCAAAATACTTCATTCTATGTGCTGATACAGCATTGCAGCCTCTCTTAAAGAACGGAATCCAACCAGATGGAGTTTTTGTAGAAGAAGCTCAGTCTGTTATAACAAAGGCTTTTATTGGAGTTCCGGAAGATATTCATATTTTTGCAGGATTATCATCAATTCCAAATCTTGCCCATAAAGCAGGCTCTAAGAATATTTCCTACTTCTTTACAGAATACACAAAAGCAAGTTTTATCGAGAATCTGATAAGTAAATCGTTTATGCCGCCAGCAAATCTGCCGTTCGGTTCTGTAGGCCTTACAGCAGTATATTATGCATTAAAATTCCGTAAGGATGAATCAGTTCCTGTTTATATTTCAGGACTGGATTTTTCTTACTCAACTGGTATAACACATACAAAGAATGCTCTGGCTCATATTCTGCGGCTCATTACAGGTAACAGAATTAACAGCATTGCAAATTACAGCGCTGCATACGGGACAGGAACAGAACAGTTCACAGACAAAAGCGGCAAAAAGTTTATAACTACCCCATCGCTTAAAAATTATGCCATAATGTTCAACAACCTTTTTGGCGACACAAAGAACCTTTTTGATTCTGGAGAATGTGGTATTCCATTAGCAATTCCAAGAGCGTTTCCAGGACCTTCTGAAAAGAAAGAGCTGAATATTAAAACATCAGCTTTTTCTCAAAGCCACAAGAATGAAATTCAAAACTATCTGGAAAATGAAAAGAAAGCACTGGAATATCTGCGCGATTTACTGACAGGAAAGACAGAATTCACCGGTGAAAAATTATCTGAAGAAATCGCAAATATTGTAGAACCTAGAGAATATCTGTATCTGCATTTTGCAGATGGTTGGAAATTCTCAATGAGTCAGTCATTCTTAAATAGAATCAGAACCGAGATAGATTATTTTTTGAAGCTTATGTAA